DNA sequence from the Bradyrhizobium sp. CIAT3101 genome:
TTGGTCGTCCTGCCTGTCTGCATTGGCTGACGATACTTCCATGCTTTAACTTCCCGTTCAGTTTGGATCCAGCTGCGCCTAGCGTCCGATGTATTTTCGGCTAAACTGCTCTTCACTCAAAATAGTTCTGCCCTTCGGTCAGATGTGCGCAACCCTCGCTTGCTTGCAAACCCTTTCCTGTATCACCATTCAACTGCCGATGCCGCCCATCTCGCCGCAAAGGACATGGTCTGCGCAATCCGGAGGTCCATTGATCACGCTACTTTGCGAACAAAATGGTGACACGCAGTTCAGTGCCAGGTCAGGTCACATCATCTTTGTCTGATTTAGCCCTCGAAGTCCCTCTTCGATCCAGGGCCTCTGCCAAGGCCTCTTCAAATATTTCAAGGCCCTGAGTGAGAGTCTCGCGGTCAATCGTGAGTGCCGGCAAGATTTGTATGACCTCACCAACCGAAGCGCATCTCTCAATAAACAGCCCCCTCGCGAATGCGCTACGTGTGGTCGTTTCTGCAATTTGGGACGTCTGGCAATCAAATCCCAACGCCAGCCCCCTCCCTCGAACAGATAAGCTGCTCCCGTAGTGGCATGCAATGGCGTTGAGCCGGCAGCGCGCAAGCTCTCCCAAGCGCTGCACCTCGAGAGGATGCAGTCGCGCCAATAGATATCTATGGCGGCGGTTGCAGCCGCAAACGCAATGTCAGTCTTTCCGTACCCGCGTGCTGCACAGGCCAAGTGTGGTGGATCTCATCTTTAATCAACAGCATTGACAATGGCAGACCACAGCCGCTCAGAGAATTCGACATCACAACGATATCCGGAGATAAGCCTGCGAACTCGAAACTAAACAATTGGCCTGTCCTGCCACAGCCCATTTCTCTATCGTCGAGTATCAGAACGGCGCCAATCTCTTTCGCCATTTCCTGGAGCGACAGCAACCACTCTTTCCGCGCGACAACCATGCCACTTTGTCGCTGCACAGCTTCGACCAGAATGGCAGCCGGACGATCAATGCCGGTGTGCTGGTCAAGCAGCACCTTTTGCAAATAGTCGGTTGTGCTAACGACGGGCCCAGGATAGCCTCCCTGCTCTGATGATTGTTGTGGCCATAGTTTAGCGACCCGGCACCTGAGTAAAAGTCGACAATTCTTCGGCATCCACCGTCAAAGCAACGGAGCCGCGTGCTCGGCTTAAAATGACAGGAGAGGTCCCCTTATCAAGATGGCTGTTCCATTCTAGCGACCTCAAGTCGTGCATTTTATACGGTTCGCTACCCACTTCGTGCAGCGCGCCTCCAACAGCAATCAGCCCGGCGCCTGCTCGGCACGACAGCATGTATTCCTGAATTAGTTCGCTCACTTACCGGAGATCGGAGCGACCGACCCCTTGCGTTCCGCTCCTGGATGACGATTTGGTAAATTGTTGCCGCCGAGTAGCTGAGGCCGCAACCCAGGATCTGCCGCCCAATGGTTTGATCCTCCTCTGCACTTTTCCGCCCAATACGGAGGTGCTTTTCGTCGTCCCACGGCGGCCTCTAGTTCTTCAATCGATCATCCTCCGGCAGATCATCTAACCAGCAAGCGGACTCGACGTATTGCCTTGAGAAGATCTTTCCAATTTTGTCTGGGATCCTGTTTTGATGATATCGCATATAGATTCTTCCATCGTCACCCAGATCAAGAATCTCGATCTTTCCGGTGTAATGCGACATGATATACTTGAAAGTCTTTTCCATTCCTGCCAGACGTTGATTGACCCCGTTCGCAATCTCTATTCCGCGACGAAGCGGGACCTGAAAATGGGACGCACCCTTCACCGGCCTTGCTTGAAAGAGATAATAGGGGCGGACGCCGATTTGGTGGCACTTAGCGAAGGTATCTGCCAAAATTTCGGGATTGTCATTTATGTCTGCAAGAAGCACAGATTGATTGAGGAACTGCACTCCCTGTGCACGCAAGGATCTGATATTTTGCTCAGCATCGACCGAGATCTCACCGATGTGATCGAAGTGCGTGACAAGCACCACAGTCTTGCCCGCATCACGTATTCGTTGGAAGAACGCAGGTAGAGCAGGATCCTCGAAGCGCTTTGGCTCAAAGGCGAGCAGCTTCGTGCCGATTCGAATGGAAGCTAAATGTGGAATCGAGAGCAGATGAGCAAGAATCTCGTCGAGCTTTGCCGTACTAAGAATAAAGGGGTCGCCTCCCGACAGCAGCACGTTTGTCATCTCAGGATGGCAGCTGATGTACCGACCAACTTTCGCTACATCTGGTACGATCTCATCTGATTCTCGGCCAACAAGTCGCTTTCGGAAGCAAAAACGACAATATGAGGCACAACGGTTAGTCACCAGCAGCAATCCGGTCTGTGCGTACTTGTGCTGAAGTCCACGCACCACGGTGTTGTCGTGCTCACCACTCGTGTCCAAAACCCCCGGGCTGTCGAGCTCCTTGACTGAGGGCTCCACAATACGTCTTAGCTGCTCGTAGAAACTATTGTTGGCAATCTGCTGGCGGTAGAATTTTGTGACATGATGGCGTGTGATGCTACGGGCTTGCAGCTCCGTCTCCTTAATCCTGCGCTCACCTTCTATAAATCTCATGACCACGGTGCCGGGGGATGCCTCTGATTGGGCCGACGACAACAGAGGCGAGAGATCTCCAGCGGCCGTCAATTCGCCTGGTGCGTTGCCCGCGTCAGCTATTTGAGTCAACGGAGAGGTTTTCATTTGAACTCCTTCGAAACGGAGGGAGATCGTCCCGTAGTGACGTGCTTCTCAGCTTCCAGCAATCCGCATGCCAACAAGATTTGGCGCAGCATCAGCGCAACACATCAGACTCGAACCGACTTCTCGGCTGTCGAGTAAACAATGGTCGTCCGTTTGTCGGGCTTCAAACAGGATGATTTCGATTGGACATAAGCTCCGATGAGACAAGAAGGCTCATTTGCTTCAACCGTTCCCCACTGGACGCGTTAGAACGGTCCGATCGATCAGACACCATCGTCCCAATGTTTGGGAGATCACAAGAAAGGTCCTCCTCGCTACGACGGACTCTTAGAGCGTTGGTAGACGTACTCATCCCATGAGACCGGCGATCGCGAAAGGATCGTTTGCGCCGATCGAAATAGGCACCGCATAGATCGTGCACTTCTAGGCGGAGACCAAGTCAGCCAACTGATCAGCGATTTCTGAACTCAGGTCAAAGCGAGATTCGAACAGGGCAATCGGTCTGCACGACATTGGAATGAGAGCACTACCCCCACCGCATCTGAATCAATATGAAGATATATCCGCACTGCCTCCCGAATTACCTTCTTAAGATTTTCGTACCTTGCTCACCGCCTCTACTGTATGGCTGCGGATACGAACATGTCCGTTAAACACTGGCGTTGCCTGGCTCTTACGCCACAATCTTGTACGTCGAGCAGCGCCGACGGTCGCTGAACGCGATTTTGACGCGCGAACTCCCTCTGTTGGTAGGTGCGCACATCTGTACGCTTCGCTAAATGTGCGGCTGCTAATCCAGTAAGTCGGTCTGGCATGGTACGACGCGAAAGCATGCGGGCACCAAAGAACCGGACGCTGTCATGACTACAATCGTCGATTCAAAGGCATAGTTTTGCGGAGCATGATTGGATTGAGGTCTATATTTGCGTAAGTAATGAGACGGCGGTGATGCAGATGAAGCTCTAGGTTGGTTTCAATGACACTCTTCGTAAAGGACATCACAGGATGACGGCCGCTTCCATCGGCTTCTATGCCATCTTCACGCAAGTCCCTTGCTCTTCGGCCGCGCGGCCGCGGTAGGGGGAATGATATGATGGAGATGCTGACGAGGACTCCGGGGGACGGCAAGATTGCTAGCTCCCACTCACTCGCGAAGCCAAGCGGGGTGGCAACCTGCCACCCTCACTTCGGCGAGCTGCTCCAGGGAGCTTTCGCCCTTGAGAAAGGGGCGGACCGCCGCACGGTGCGCGCGCTCGTTTCAGTTCACATGCCGCACGCCGATGGATCGGAAGCCCGTGCGACGTTGGAGCCGAGCCGCATCGGGAAGTTTGTGCAGCAAGTCGGCCGCACCGGCATCCAAGTGACACCAAGTCACTTCTACAAATGTGAGCTCGCCGCTCGACTTGCCCTCGATGCCTTTGGATTGAGGAATATGGCAGCCACTCTTGATGTCAGGACTTTTGTTCCGGAAGGCGCCGGCATGGGCTCATCGACGAGCGGCGTAGTGGCCTCTATCCGTGCGATCGCTAAGTGCGTAACAGCCTATCGGGGATCACGGGTGCTTCTGGCGCCCCATCTTCAGGCGGAGCTTGCCGTGGCGGCTGAGCATGCCTGCGACTCGCTGATGTTCGACTGCACAAGCAGCACCATTCTTTTCGCTCAACGAATGGGCAAAGTTGTGCAGCTGTTCAACGGCCCGCTCCCACAAATGTACATTTTGGGGTTCGACACCGGCGCGGCCAACGGAGGCATTGGAACGGACTGCCTACCGCGAGCGCGCTACTCGCGTGATCAGATCGCCGCCTTCGGCTGCGCATTGGCCGTCCTGGAGCGTGCGATCGCAGAGCAGAGCGTCGCACTCGCCGGCCGGGTGGCGACTTTCTCCGCTATACAGAGCGAGACCGCCCTGCAGAATCCCCACAAGAAGCCGAAGTTTGACGAACTTCTCCGCATCAAGGAAGACACGGGATCGGCCGGTATTGTTGTTGCCCATAGCGGTACGGTCGCCGGCCTGATCTTCGACCCGCATTTAGCCGACCTTCGCAGCCGACTGGATGAGGCTAAATCCGCGATCGGTCGCCTTGGCTTCGATATCCTCCGCAGTTTCTCGACTCCTTACTGAGGATAGGCGATGGCGCACACGCTCTCCGATACCATCGACGCCCATGCGCCCCTCAAGATCGTTTCCCTGCGGCCAGAAAACCTTGCCGCGATCGATTTCAGGGTCATGAAAGTATTTCCTGCATTCAACATCATCGAATCAGGCCTTCGCGATGGCACAATCAGCTCCAACACGACGATTGTCGAAACGTCGAGCGGAACGATGGCTCTCGCTCTCGCCATCGTTTGCATGCAATTCTCGCTGAGGTTACACATCTTCGGCGACCGCGCCATCGAGCCCCCCCTTAAACGCACGATCGAGGAGTTAGGCGCTAAAGTTCACCTCGTCGAGGCGACAGCGTGCGACCCGAACGTCCAGCAGCTCCGTAAAAAGGCCCTCCTCAACTTTATGGATCGGACCGGAGCTACGTGGTCACGACAGTACGACAACCTCGGCAACCATCTTTCGTATGCGCGCCCAGCTGAGCAAGCGATAAGGCACTTCGGGAAGATCGACATTCTGGTCGCAACTGTGGGCTCCGGAGGTTCATCCTGTGGCCTTGCCCGCTATTGTCGAGCATTCTTTCCCGAAATGAAGCTCATCGGGATCGACACCTTCGGTAGCGTCTTGTTCGGCCAACCGGCGAGCCGACGTGATTTGCGGGGGCTCGGCAATAGCGTTCTACCCGGCAACTTGTTCCACGAAGCGTTTGATGAAATTCATTGGCTCGGTGCTAACGAAGCATATCAAGCTGCGCATCGGCTTCATCGCGAGACTTCGTTAAGGCGTGGGCCGACGAGCGGGGCGGCCTTTCTCGTCGCTAAGTGGTACGCTGAGCGCTTTACCAAAAGCAAGGTGCTCGCCGTCTTTCCAGACGACAGT
Encoded proteins:
- a CDS encoding aminotransferase class III-fold pyridoxal phosphate-dependent enzyme; translation: MQRLGELARCRLNAIACHYGSSLSVRGRGLALGFDCQTSQIAETTTRSAFARGLFIERCASVGEVIQILPALTIDRETLTQGLEIFEEALAEALDRRGTSRAKSDKDDVT
- a CDS encoding aminotransferase class III-fold pyridoxal phosphate-dependent enzyme, producing the protein MLLDQHTGIDRPAAILVEAVQRQSGMVVARKEWLLSLQEMAKEIGAVLILDDREMGCGRTGQLFSFEFAGLSPDIVVMSNSLSGCGLPLSMLLIKDEIHHTWPVQHAGTERLTLRLRLQPPP
- a CDS encoding lysine 2,3-aminomutase, whose translation is MRFIEGERRIKETELQARSITRHHVTKFYRQQIANNSFYEQLRRIVEPSVKELDSPGVLDTSGEHDNTVVRGLQHKYAQTGLLLVTNRCASYCRFCFRKRLVGRESDEIVPDVAKVGRYISCHPEMTNVLLSGGDPFILSTAKLDEILAHLLSIPHLASIRIGTKLLAFEPKRFEDPALPAFFQRIRDAGKTVVLVTHFDHIGEISVDAEQNIRSLRAQGVQFLNQSVLLADINDNPEILADTFAKCHQIGVRPYYLFQARPVKGASHFQVPLRRGIEIANGVNQRLAGMEKTFKYIMSHYTGKIEILDLGDDGRIYMRYHQNRIPDKIGKIFSRQYVESACWLDDLPEDDRLKN
- a CDS encoding pyridoxal-phosphate dependent enzyme, translated to MAHTLSDTIDAHAPLKIVSLRPENLAAIDFRVMKVFPAFNIIESGLRDGTISSNTTIVETSSGTMALALAIVCMQFSLRLHIFGDRAIEPPLKRTIEELGAKVHLVEATACDPNVQQLRKKALLNFMDRTGATWSRQYDNLGNHLSYARPAEQAIRHFGKIDILVATVGSGGSSCGLARYCRAFFPEMKLIGIDTFGSVLFGQPASRRDLRGLGNSVLPGNLFHEAFDEIHWLGANEAYQAAHRLHRETSLRRGPTSGAAFLVAKWYAERFTKSKVLAVFPDDSNRYEHNVYDPTWMSANGYQAVLAATEPVLVHHPLHADSGWCRFNWSRRSLTEVMGDQPSSN